The following coding sequences lie in one Arabidopsis thaliana chromosome 3, partial sequence genomic window:
- a CDS encoding transmembrane protein, putative (DUF 3339) (Protein of unknown function (DUF 3339); CONTAINS InterPro DOMAIN/s: Protein of unknown function DUF3339 (InterPro:IPR021775); BEST Arabidopsis thaliana protein match is: Protein of unknown function (DUF 3339) (TAIR:AT3G27027.1); Has 274 Blast hits to 269 proteins in 15 species: Archae - 0; Bacteria - 0; Metazoa - 0; Fungi - 0; Plants - 274; Viruses - 0; Other Eukaryotes - 0 (source: NCBI BLink).) — translation MGGADWGPVAVAVVLFVVLSPGLLFQLPARRRVLECGNMTTSGISILVHAILFFAIITILVIAIQIHIHI, via the coding sequence ATGGGAGGAGCGGACTGGGGGCCGGTGGCGGTTGCGGTGGTGCTGTTCGTAGTGTTATCGCCGGGGCTTCTGTTTCAGTTGCCGGCGAGGAGGAGAGTGTTGGAGTGCGGCAACATGACCACAAGCGGGATCTCAATATTGGTTCATGccattctcttctttgctaTTATCACGATTTTGGTCATCGCCATTCAAATTCACATTCACATCTAA
- a CDS encoding uncharacterized protein (unknown protein; Has 30201 Blast hits to 17322 proteins in 780 species: Archae - 12; Bacteria - 1396; Metazoa - 17338; Fungi - 3422; Plants - 5037; Viruses - 0; Other Eukaryotes - 2996 (source: NCBI BLink).) translates to MGGFRYVVTNTCREIEISKTRGPSSCNNITQKHNMLMTRSQLSGSNSHDDTSHFTI, encoded by the coding sequence ATGGGAGGGTTTCGTTATGTTGTGACGAATACATGCAGGGAGATAGAGATATCAAAGACGCGTGGTCCTTCGTCTTGCAATAATATCACTCAGAAGCATAACATGTTGATGACGAGATCTCAACTTTCAGGCTCAAACAGCCACGACGACACATCTcattttacaatttaa
- a CDS encoding NAD(P)-binding Rossmann-fold superfamily protein (NAD(P)-binding Rossmann-fold superfamily protein; FUNCTIONS IN: oxidoreductase activity, binding, catalytic activity; INVOLVED IN: metabolic process; LOCATED IN: peroxisome; EXPRESSED IN: 23 plant structures; EXPRESSED DURING: 13 growth stages; CONTAINS InterPro DOMAIN/s: NAD(P)-binding domain (InterPro:IPR016040), Short-chain dehydrogenase/reductase SDR (InterPro:IPR002198); BEST Arabidopsis thaliana protein match is: NAD(P)-binding Rossmann-fold superfamily protein (TAIR:AT3G55290.2); Has 52487 Blast hits to 52467 proteins in 3078 species: Archae - 436; Bacteria - 38325; Metazoa - 1234; Fungi - 2083; Plants - 1279; Viruses - 0; Other Eukaryotes - 9130 (source: NCBI BLink).), with the protein MENPAKRVLMTSNGDEVSRNIAFHLAKHGCKLVMMGNEGSLRSIVDKIRDSIEGAFPADVIALDMESDSEVAFHAAVQKAWELSGHFDAFLNSYTYQGKVQDILQVSQDEFHRITKINLTAPWFLLKAVATRMKDHGSGGSIVFMATIASGERALYPGADAYASTSAAIHQLVRASAMSLGKHKIRVNMISRGLHLDDEYTASVGRDRAQKLVKDAAPLGQWLNPDTDLYSTVIYLISDGSRFMTGTTVLVDGAQSLTRPRLKSYM; encoded by the exons ATGGAAAATCCGGCGAAGAGAGTGTTGATGACATCCAACGGCGACGAGGTGTCCCGAAACATCGCTTTCCATCTAGCCAAACACGGTTGCAA GTTGGTAATGATGGGAAATGAGGGTTCCCTAAGGAGCATTGTAGACAAGATTAGAGATTCCATTGAGGGAGCCTTCCCTGCCGATGTTATAGCACTCGACATGGAATCTGACTCTGAAGTTGCTTTTCATGCCGCTGTCCAAAAGGCATGGGAACTTTCCGGCCATTTCGATGCTTTTCTCAACTCTTATACCTACCAAG GAAAGGTGCAGGACATTCTTCAAGTCTCTCAAGATGAGTTCCACAGAATCACAAAGATCAATCTCACCGCTCCATGGTTTCTCTTGAAGGCTGTAGCCACAAGGATGAAGGACCATGGATCAGGAGGCTCCATTGTCTTCATGGCCACTATCGCCAGCGGAGAGAGGGCGCTTTACCCTGGCGCTGATGCCTACGCTTCAACTTCTGCCGCTATTCACCAGCTCGTCCGG GCATCAGCCATGAGTCTCGGGAAGCACAAGATACGGGTCAACATGATCTCTAGAGGGCTGCATCTGGATGATGAGTATACAGCTTCTGTGGGAAGAGACCGAGCGCAGAAGCTGGTCAAGGACGCTGCACCCCTCGGCCAGTGGCTCAACCCGGACACAGACCTCTACTCCACTGTTATCTACTTGATCAGCGATGGCTCACGCTTCATGACAGGCACCACTGTCTTGGTGGATGGAGCGCAGTCCCTTACGCGACCCCGTCTCAAATCCTACATGTGA
- a CDS encoding peroxidase (DUF 3339) (Protein of unknown function (DUF 3339); CONTAINS InterPro DOMAIN/s: Protein of unknown function DUF3339 (InterPro:IPR021775); BEST Arabidopsis thaliana protein match is: Protein of unknown function (DUF 3339) (TAIR:AT5G14110.1); Has 274 Blast hits to 269 proteins in 15 species: Archae - 0; Bacteria - 0; Metazoa - 0; Fungi - 0; Plants - 274; Viruses - 0; Other Eukaryotes - 0 (source: NCBI BLink).), with product MGLDWGPVLMSVIFFIVLSPGVLFQLPGKSKAVEFGGFQTSGPSIVIHTLLFFAFITISLIALHIHIYAA from the coding sequence atggGGTTGGACTGGGGACCGGTGCTAATGTCGGTAATTTTCTTCATCGTGTTGAGCCCTGGAGTTTTGTTTCAGCTGCCCGGAAAGAGCAAAGCGGTTGAGTTCGGTGGGTTTCAGACAAGCGGCCCCTCCATTGTCATCCACACTCTCCTCTTCTTCGCCTTCATCACCATCTCCCTCATCGCCCTTCACATCCACATCTACGCCGCCTAA
- a CDS encoding NAD(P)-binding Rossmann-fold superfamily protein: MQCTVARLVMMGNEGSLRSIVDKIRDSIEGAFPADVIALDMESDSEVAFHAAVQKAWELSGHFDAFLNSYTYQGKVQDILQVSQDEFHRITKINLTAPWFLLKAVATRMKDHGSGGSIVFMATIASGERALYPGADAYASTSAAIHQLVRASAMSLGKHKIRVNMISRGLHLDDEYTASVGRDRAQKLVKDAAPLGQWLNPDTDLYSTVIYLISDGSRFMTGTTVLVDGAQSLTRPRLKSYM; encoded by the exons ATGCAATGTACTGTTGCTAGGTTGGTAATGATGGGAAATGAGGGTTCCCTAAGGAGCATTGTAGACAAGATTAGAGATTCCATTGAGGGAGCCTTCCCTGCCGATGTTATAGCACTCGACATGGAATCTGACTCTGAAGTTGCTTTTCATGCCGCTGTCCAAAAGGCATGGGAACTTTCCGGCCATTTCGATGCTTTTCTCAACTCTTATACCTACCAAG GAAAGGTGCAGGACATTCTTCAAGTCTCTCAAGATGAGTTCCACAGAATCACAAAGATCAATCTCACCGCTCCATGGTTTCTCTTGAAGGCTGTAGCCACAAGGATGAAGGACCATGGATCAGGAGGCTCCATTGTCTTCATGGCCACTATCGCCAGCGGAGAGAGGGCGCTTTACCCTGGCGCTGATGCCTACGCTTCAACTTCTGCCGCTATTCACCAGCTCGTCCGG GCATCAGCCATGAGTCTCGGGAAGCACAAGATACGGGTCAACATGATCTCTAGAGGGCTGCATCTGGATGATGAGTATACAGCTTCTGTGGGAAGAGACCGAGCGCAGAAGCTGGTCAAGGACGCTGCACCCCTCGGCCAGTGGCTCAACCCGGACACAGACCTCTACTCCACTGTTATCTACTTGATCAGCGATGGCTCACGCTTCATGACAGGCACCACTGTCTTGGTGGATGGAGCGCAGTCCCTTACGCGACCCCGTCTCAAATCCTACATGTGA
- a CDS encoding uncharacterized protein (unknown protein; Has 13 Blast hits to 13 proteins in 5 species: Archae - 0; Bacteria - 0; Metazoa - 0; Fungi - 0; Plants - 13; Viruses - 0; Other Eukaryotes - 0 (source: NCBI BLink).): protein MEMNRRRSRGFMIAKLMPFCKAVKSPTPSQDLYNNVHYTSSTTTSYARQPDFNNYVTATTPLPPKVSFLLQPSLAPEGKDMEKKLNMMAEKLIGRGINGVDDCVDARAASYISSVRERFKADQYCEKLTTVISLDDEN from the exons ATGGAGATGAACAGAAGGAGATCAAGAGGGTTCATGATAGCTAAGCTAATGCCCTTTTGCAAAGCTGTGAAATCTCCAACTCCTTCCCAAGACCTTTATAATAATGTTCATTACACTTCTTCCACTACGACTTCCTACGCTCGTCAACCTGATTTCAACAACTACGTAACTGCCACTACGCCTCTCCCTCCTAAAGTTAGCTTCCTCCTTCAACCAT CCTTGGCTCCTGAGGGTAAGGATATGGAAAAGAAGCTGAACATGATGGCAGAGAAGCTGATCGGCAGAGGTATTAACGGAGTGGACGACTGCGTTGACGCTAGAGCCGCTTCTTATATCTCTTCGGTTCGAGAGAGGTTTAAGGCGGACCAATATTGTGAGAAACTGACGACTGTTATTAGCTTAGATGATGAAAATTGA
- a CDS encoding Major facilitator superfamily protein has translation MARTTRERVKSFINNRWLVFVAAMWIQSCAGIGYLFGSISPVIKSSLNYNQKQLSRLGVAKDLGDSVGFLAGTLSEILPLWAALLVGSVQNLVGYGWVWLIVTGRAPILPLWAMCILIFVGNNGETYFNTAALVSGVQNFPKSRGPVVGILKGFAGLGGAILSQVYTMIHSSDRASLIFMVAVAPSVVVVPLMFFIRPVGGHRQIRSSDATSFTVIYAVCILLAAYLMAVMLVEDFIDLSHSIIIAFTVVLFAILLVPIFIPIATSCFTASTDPCDTLEEPLLGDQQGQDPGQSTTPDHGPELIFSEVEDEKPKEVDLLPAVERHKRIAQLQAKLMQAAAEGAVRVKRRRGPHRGEDFTLTQALVKADFWLIFFSLLLGSGSGLTVIDNLGQMSQSLGYDNTHVFVSMISIWNFLGRIGGGYFSELIVRYDTVPEE, from the exons ATGGCGAGGACGACGCGAGAAAGAGTGAAATCGTTCATAAACAATAGATGGCTAGTGTTTGTTGCGGCCATGTGGATTCAGTCTTGCGCTGGCATCGGTTACTTGTTCGGCAGCATCTCTCCTGTCATCAAGAGCTCCCTCAACTACAACCAGAAACAGCTCTCCAGGCTCGGTGTCGCCAAAGATCTCGGCGATAGTGTCGGCTTCCTCGCTGGTACTCTCTCCGAGATCTTGCCTCTCTGGGCCGCTCTTCTCGTCGGCTCTGTCCAGAACCTTGTCGGCTATGGCTGGGTTTGGCTTATCGTCACCGGTCGTGCTCCCATTCTTCCTTTATGGGCT ATGTGTATCCTCATTTTTGTTGGGAACAACGGGGAGACCTACTTCAACACCGCTGCATTAGTTTCTGGTGTTCAGAACTTTCCCAAGAGCCGTGGTCCTGTCGTCGGTATCCTCAAGGGGTTTGCTGGCCTCGGCGGTGCCATCCTCTCCCAGGTATACACAATGATCCACTCCTCTGACCGTGCATCCCTCATCTTCATGGTTGCTGTTGCCCCTtcagttgttgttgttcctcTCATGTTCTTCATCAGACCCGTCGGTGGTCACAGACAGATCCGTTCTTCTGATGCCACCAGCTTCACCGTCATCTATGCCGTCTGCATTCTACTTGCTGCCTATCTCATGGCAGTGATGCTTGTTGAAGATTTCATTGATCTTAGCCATTCAATCATCATTGCTTTCACCGTTGTCTTGTTTGCCATTCTTCTTGTACCCATCTTCATACCAATCGCAACGAGTTGCTTCACAGCATCAACCGACCCCTGTGACACGCTCGAAGAACCTCTCCTTGGCGATCAGCAAGGTCAGGATCCGGGACAGTCCACCACCCCTGACCATGGTCCTGAGCTTATATTTAGTGAAGTGGAAGAcgagaaaccaaaagaagtAGATTTGCTTCCTGCAGTGGAGAGACATAAGAGAATTGCTCAGTTGCAAGCAAAGCTGATGCAAGCAGCTGCAGAGGGTGCTGTTCGGGTCAAGAGACGGAGGGGCCCTCACAGAGGCGAGGATTTTACTTTAACTCAAGCACTCGTTAAAGCCGATTTCtggctcatcttcttctccctcttgCTCGGATCTGGTTCGGGTCTAACGGTCATAGATAACCTTGGGCAGATGAGTCAGTCTCTCGGTTACGATAACACTCACGTCTTTGTGTCCATGATTAGCATTTGGAACTTCCTTGGACGCATTGGAGGCGGTTATTTCTCCGAACTCATCGTCAGGTATGATACTGTCCCAGAAGAATGA
- a CDS encoding NAD(P)-binding Rossmann-fold superfamily protein (NAD(P)-binding Rossmann-fold superfamily protein; FUNCTIONS IN: oxidoreductase activity, binding, catalytic activity; INVOLVED IN: metabolic process; LOCATED IN: peroxisome; EXPRESSED IN: 23 plant structures; EXPRESSED DURING: 13 growth stages; CONTAINS InterPro DOMAIN/s: NAD(P)-binding domain (InterPro:IPR016040), Short-chain dehydrogenase/reductase SDR (InterPro:IPR002198); BEST Arabidopsis thaliana protein match is: NAD(P)-binding Rossmann-fold superfamily protein (TAIR:AT3G55290.1); Has 42855 Blast hits to 42845 proteins in 2927 species: Archae - 336; Bacteria - 31027; Metazoa - 1001; Fungi - 1707; Plants - 1092; Viruses - 0; Other Eukaryotes - 7692 (source: NCBI BLink).), producing MENPAKRVLMTSNGDEVSRNIAFHLAKHGCKLVMMGNEGSLRSIVDKIRDSIEGAFPADVIALDMESDSEVAFHAAVQKAWELSGHFDAFLNSYTYQGLICFLFFTTLPLMLLCVDHSFIQQSFFLAGKVQDILQVSQDEFHRITKINLTAPWFLLKAVATRMKDHGSGGSIVFMATIASGERALYPGADAYASTSAAIHQLVRASAMSLGKHKIRVNMISRGLHLDDEYTASVGRDRAQKLVKDAAPLGQWLNPDTDLYSTVIYLISDGSRFMTGTTVLVDGAQSLTRPRLKSYM from the exons ATGGAAAATCCGGCGAAGAGAGTGTTGATGACATCCAACGGCGACGAGGTGTCCCGAAACATCGCTTTCCATCTAGCCAAACACGGTTGCAA GTTGGTAATGATGGGAAATGAGGGTTCCCTAAGGAGCATTGTAGACAAGATTAGAGATTCCATTGAGGGAGCCTTCCCTGCCGATGTTATAGCACTCGACATGGAATCTGACTCTGAAGTTGCTTTTCATGCCGCTGTCCAAAAGGCATGGGAACTTTCCGGCCATTTCGATGCTTTTCTCAACTCTTATACCTACCAAGGTTTAAtttgcttcttgtttttcaCTACCCTGCCTTTGATGCTCTTGTGTGTTGATCATTCCTTTATTCaacaatctttctttcttgcagGAAAGGTGCAGGACATTCTTCAAGTCTCTCAAGATGAGTTCCACAGAATCACAAAGATCAATCTCACCGCTCCATGGTTTCTCTTGAAGGCTGTAGCCACAAGGATGAAGGACCATGGATCAGGAGGCTCCATTGTCTTCATGGCCACTATCGCCAGCGGAGAGAGGGCGCTTTACCCTGGCGCTGATGCCTACGCTTCAACTTCTGCCGCTATTCACCAGCTCGTCCGG GCATCAGCCATGAGTCTCGGGAAGCACAAGATACGGGTCAACATGATCTCTAGAGGGCTGCATCTGGATGATGAGTATACAGCTTCTGTGGGAAGAGACCGAGCGCAGAAGCTGGTCAAGGACGCTGCACCCCTCGGCCAGTGGCTCAACCCGGACACAGACCTCTACTCCACTGTTATCTACTTGATCAGCGATGGCTCACGCTTCATGACAGGCACCACTGTCTTGGTGGATGGAGCGCAGTCCCTTACGCGACCCCGTCTCAAATCCTACATGTGA
- a CDS encoding NAD(P)-binding Rossmann-fold superfamily protein, whose product MENPAKRVLMTSNGDEVSRNIAFHLAKHGCKLVMMGNEGSLRSIVDKIRDSIEGAFPADVIALDMESDSEVAFHAAVQKAWELSGHFDAFLNSYTYQGKVQDILQVSQDEFHRITKINLTAPWFLLKAVATRMKDHGSGGSIVFMATIASGERALYPGADAYASTSAAIHQLVRVCILAPN is encoded by the exons ATGGAAAATCCGGCGAAGAGAGTGTTGATGACATCCAACGGCGACGAGGTGTCCCGAAACATCGCTTTCCATCTAGCCAAACACGGTTGCAA GTTGGTAATGATGGGAAATGAGGGTTCCCTAAGGAGCATTGTAGACAAGATTAGAGATTCCATTGAGGGAGCCTTCCCTGCCGATGTTATAGCACTCGACATGGAATCTGACTCTGAAGTTGCTTTTCATGCCGCTGTCCAAAAGGCATGGGAACTTTCCGGCCATTTCGATGCTTTTCTCAACTCTTATACCTACCAAG GAAAGGTGCAGGACATTCTTCAAGTCTCTCAAGATGAGTTCCACAGAATCACAAAGATCAATCTCACCGCTCCATGGTTTCTCTTGAAGGCTGTAGCCACAAGGATGAAGGACCATGGATCAGGAGGCTCCATTGTCTTCATGGCCACTATCGCCAGCGGAGAGAGGGCGCTTTACCCTGGCGCTGATGCCTACGCTTCAACTTCTGCCGCTATTCACCAGCTCGTCCGGGTATGCATCCTAGCTCCTAATTAG
- a CDS encoding NAD(P)-binding Rossmann-fold superfamily protein (NAD(P)-binding Rossmann-fold superfamily protein; FUNCTIONS IN: oxidoreductase activity, binding, catalytic activity; INVOLVED IN: metabolic process; LOCATED IN: peroxisome; EXPRESSED IN: 23 plant structures; EXPRESSED DURING: 13 growth stages; CONTAINS InterPro DOMAIN/s: NAD(P)-binding domain (InterPro:IPR016040), Short-chain dehydrogenase/reductase SDR (InterPro:IPR002198); BEST Arabidopsis thaliana protein match is: NAD(P)-binding Rossmann-fold superfamily protein (TAIR:AT3G46170.1); Has 521 Blast hits to 521 proteins in 203 species: Archae - 4; Bacteria - 319; Metazoa - 7; Fungi - 24; Plants - 123; Viruses - 0; Other Eukaryotes - 44 (source: NCBI BLink).): MENPAKRVLMTSNGDEVSRNIAFHLAKHGCKLVMMGNEGSLRSIVDKIRDSIEGAFPADVIALDMESDSEVAFHAAVQKAWELSGHFDAFLNSYTYQGLICFLFFTTLPLMLLCVDHSFIQQSFFLAGKVQDILQVSQDEFHRITKINLTAPWFLLKAVATRMKDHGSGGSIVFMATIASGERALYPGADAYASTSAAIHQLVRVCILAPN; encoded by the exons ATGGAAAATCCGGCGAAGAGAGTGTTGATGACATCCAACGGCGACGAGGTGTCCCGAAACATCGCTTTCCATCTAGCCAAACACGGTTGCAA GTTGGTAATGATGGGAAATGAGGGTTCCCTAAGGAGCATTGTAGACAAGATTAGAGATTCCATTGAGGGAGCCTTCCCTGCCGATGTTATAGCACTCGACATGGAATCTGACTCTGAAGTTGCTTTTCATGCCGCTGTCCAAAAGGCATGGGAACTTTCCGGCCATTTCGATGCTTTTCTCAACTCTTATACCTACCAAGGTTTAAtttgcttcttgtttttcaCTACCCTGCCTTTGATGCTCTTGTGTGTTGATCATTCCTTTATTCaacaatctttctttcttgcagGAAAGGTGCAGGACATTCTTCAAGTCTCTCAAGATGAGTTCCACAGAATCACAAAGATCAATCTCACCGCTCCATGGTTTCTCTTGAAGGCTGTAGCCACAAGGATGAAGGACCATGGATCAGGAGGCTCCATTGTCTTCATGGCCACTATCGCCAGCGGAGAGAGGGCGCTTTACCCTGGCGCTGATGCCTACGCTTCAACTTCTGCCGCTATTCACCAGCTCGTCCGGGTATGCATCCTAGCTCCTAATTAG
- the WRKY45 gene encoding WRKY DNA-binding protein 45 (WRKY DNA-binding protein 45 (WRKY45); CONTAINS InterPro DOMAIN/s: DNA-binding WRKY (InterPro:IPR003657); BEST Arabidopsis thaliana protein match is: WRKY DNA-binding protein 75 (TAIR:AT5G13080.1); Has 3497 Blast hits to 3049 proteins in 189 species: Archae - 0; Bacteria - 0; Metazoa - 0; Fungi - 0; Plants - 3482; Viruses - 0; Other Eukaryotes - 15 (source: NCBI BLink).), with protein sequence MEDRRCDVLFPCSSSVDPRLTEFHGVDNSAQPTTSSEEKPRSKKKKKEREARYAFQTRSQVDILDDGYRWRKYGQKAVKNNPFPRSYYKCTEEGCRVKKQVQRQWGDEGVVVTTYQGVHTHAVDKPSDNFHHILTQMHIFPPFCLKE encoded by the exons ATGGAGGATAGGAGGTGTGATGTGTTGTTTCCATGTTCATCATCGGTTGATCCTCGCTTGACAGAGTTTCATGGGGTCGACAACTCTGCTCAGCCGACAACATCATCCGAAGAGAAGCCAaggagtaagaagaagaagaaagagagagaagcgaGGTACGCGTTCCAGACAAGAAGCCAGGTTGATATACTGGATGATGGATACAGGTGGAGGAAGTACGGCCAAAAAGCAGTCAAGAACAATCCATTCCCCAG gagcTATTATAAGTGCACAGAAGAAGGATGCAGAGTGAAGAAGCAAGTGCAGAGGCAATGGGGAGACGAAGGAGTGGTGGTGACGACATACCAAGGTGTTCATACACATGCCGTTGATAAACCCTCTGATAATTTCCACCACATCTTGACACAAATGCACATCTTCCCTCCCTTTTGCTTGAAGGAATGA